Genomic segment of Vibrio celticus:
TTAAACTCATTCGGTCAACGAGTCAGACAAACGGTTTGGAAAGAGTGTCGGCTTCCTGTTTGCTTTGGCGCAGGTGATACATTAACGCTGTCAAAAATAGCAAACAGAGTAGCGAAAGTTGATAGATACCTGAATGGTGTTTGTATTATTGATTCTGAAGAAAAGCGCCAACAATACCTAGCATCCCAGCCTGTATCAGAAGTTTGGGGCGTTGGAAGGCGATTGACACAACGTATGAAGTTGATGGGTATTGAAACAGCTCTGGATTTAGCGAACTTAAGCCCTGAAAAAGCAAGATGCTCTTTCAATGTAGACATTGAACGGACAGTCCGTGAGTTAAATGGTCAGCCCTGTAAAGTCTGGGACGAATGCAGAGCGGATAAACAACAGATATTTAGTACTCGTAGTGTCGGTAACCGAATAACGGAACTTGAAGAACTAAAACAAGCTCTAGCTTTTCACGCCGCCACCGTTGCAAGAAAAGCACGCAGTCAAGCAAGTTCTTGTGCGGTACTAATGGCTTTTGCTAACAGCTCCCCTTTCGACGATGTTCCACAAAGCTTTAAAGAGACTTATACATTCGAATACCCAACCAACGACGCTGCTAAGCTGACTAAGGCCGTTACATTGATGGCAACGAGGTTGTACAAACCTGGGGTCAATTATTACAAAATTGGCGTAGGAGCACTGAACTTAGTCTCGGATAGGCAGCGTCAACATGACTTATTCTCTGAGCCTGAAAACCCTGCACTAATGCAAGCTTTAGATAAGCTAAATAATAAATTGGGAAGAGACGCCATATTTCTTGCGGCTCAAGGAACTACGCATGAATGGGCAATGAAACGTAATTTTTTATCGCCTCAATACACTACGAGATTAAAAGACCTACCCCGAGTGCTTTGTGAATAAACACTCCATAGCATCCAAACCTGCCTTTGGATCACATTCGAGCATTTACGAACCACATTTTTGAGAAGAATATGCAAGGTTTAGAGCTGATATCGAAAGCACCTAAGCTGCTAGCTAAATCAACTAAAGCTCAGTGATTTGAAGATGAGTTGAACAAATTCGACCTACTAGCATCAAGCAGAAATGTTGTGTAGGCATTGAGTACTGAGAAAGACTTTTAGCTATAGAAAAGCTAAATTTTTCGCTCTCTCTTATTCGACATCGCTTTTTTTGTTACGTATATCAACGTACCAATAATCCCTGTGAACATCCCTAACCCAACTCCAGTTAAGAGTGCAAAGTTACTGTTGATAAAGTCAATCATGAGTCATTCCTTCAGAATCAAATCGCCTTTTAAAGCATACATCAATTGAATCCGAATTCAATATGTCGTTACTACCTCCACGGAAGAAGCAACATGAAAGAGGTGTGACCTAGCAAGAGATAAAACTGGTAATTAAGGTACGACAGAATCCCTTGGTGATCACAAGCTACATATACTGGATTTATGAAGCTTTTGGACATTTCCGAGTTTCGAACCATAGACGATTCTGACTTTTCGGATTACTCCAAGTATAGCAACCAGCTTACATGTGGCTGGACAAATTTACTCATCCACTACACTTTGGGAGCGTGCCAACATTTGGCCGTACCTATAAACCTACTCGCAATTGAGGCATTATGGAAAGTCTAAATTTTCAAGTTCAAATTCAGCTCTGGTTGGAGCGTGCCTTAACTTAATACAACAAAAATAAAGGCTTTGCACAAAGCTAATTTACTTTGCCAACGCAGGACTTTTTCTATCAATCTTCAACTCCGAAAAGCCAATAGAGCGCGTTTCAAATACACTGATGTTTTCAACCGAAGGTATATCACGGTAATGAGCGTTCTGAGGAAGGCTTAGGCTCTCTTGAGACTTAACGAGCAAGCTCGAAATAGATTGTAGAACGCTTGGCTCTTATGCCTTAAAACCGCCAATTCTACGACTTATCGATAGGCAGTTTTCATTCAACTTCTCGTGAATAATTCTACCTACACGAATCATTTCAGACGCCTGATGTTTAGAAACAGCTGCACTTTGAACCCGTTCCGCTGCCTTGGTGTTTTCTGCTATATTCCTGGCTCCACCAATGTACTTCAGTGCTTTAATCTGTTCATTAATCACGTGATCAGGTTTGCTTCCCATGGATTCAATACCGAAAGGTGTATTG
This window contains:
- a CDS encoding DUF4113 domain-containing protein; protein product: MHSAKMMATITAFAPKSHIYSIDECFLDISRLSHIEPDLNSFGQRVRQTVWKECRLPVCFGAGDTLTLSKIANRVAKVDRYLNGVCIIDSEEKRQQYLASQPVSEVWGVGRRLTQRMKLMGIETALDLANLSPEKARCSFNVDIERTVRELNGQPCKVWDECRADKQQIFSTRSVGNRITELEELKQALAFHAATVARKARSQASSCAVLMAFANSSPFDDVPQSFKETYTFEYPTNDAAKLTKAVTLMATRLYKPGVNYYKIGVGALNLVSDRQRQHDLFSEPENPALMQALDKLNNKLGRDAIFLAAQGTTHEWAMKRNFLSPQYTTRLKDLPRVLCE